In the genome of Cutibacterium equinum, one region contains:
- a CDS encoding glycoside hydrolase family 16 protein, whose amino-acid sequence MALMTRRSVLGAAILTASASVVVGHGRAVAADADIDLTGWTLLNIGDEFTDPVRSSSQWHRGLWYPHSGKGLFRDANVSFSDGQLRLAARAEQIDTFSYTFSAVESVFDVPGLCTYVEVRAKALPSAANVLSAIWMQSSALDGGPSLLAGAEPNPELDIEETFDHTKMNIATHVWPDNTETTHRSFGGYSYPVGVDISRDFHTYGVERRDGRLRFYFDRHLAWETNPGDSSLWRMSRHMVLSLEGHLGTPVASQLPATFDIDYVRTWYAPNPALESGDYLLTSADGRFLVSHDGAPTLQAQPQTWRVVRHDDCTYSLSTPDGAVLGVDTEAGKHEVVVGSGRLTTSDAGGSLNRWHLLAGRSGRTLHSKFTGLPIIVADSRVIEGVDGDPAAVWMLTETGSSPVRSSSAPAPSTPDRSVPTVSNGASSRRDLPWTRLTRSGV is encoded by the coding sequence ATGGCACTCATGACGCGTAGATCAGTTTTAGGAGCCGCCATTCTCACTGCGTCAGCTTCGGTGGTTGTTGGTCACGGCAGAGCTGTTGCCGCCGACGCCGACATTGACCTCACTGGCTGGACCCTCCTGAATATTGGAGACGAATTCACCGATCCAGTTCGCAGCTCCTCCCAGTGGCATCGCGGTCTGTGGTACCCGCATTCGGGAAAAGGTCTCTTTCGAGACGCGAATGTGTCTTTTTCTGACGGACAGCTCCGTCTAGCTGCCCGTGCTGAGCAGATTGACACCTTTTCCTACACATTCAGCGCCGTCGAGTCGGTCTTTGACGTGCCGGGCCTGTGTACCTATGTCGAGGTGCGCGCCAAGGCCTTGCCCTCTGCCGCCAACGTGTTGTCGGCCATCTGGATGCAGTCGTCTGCTCTCGACGGTGGCCCCTCCTTGCTTGCGGGTGCCGAGCCAAACCCAGAGCTTGACATCGAGGAAACCTTTGACCACACGAAGATGAACATCGCGACCCATGTCTGGCCAGATAACACGGAAACCACTCACCGAAGCTTTGGGGGCTACTCCTACCCGGTGGGTGTCGACATTTCGCGCGACTTCCACACCTACGGAGTCGAACGCCGTGACGGTCGACTCCGATTCTATTTTGACCGTCATTTGGCCTGGGAGACGAATCCTGGTGACTCTTCGCTGTGGCGGATGTCGCGGCACATGGTTCTCAGTCTTGAGGGTCACCTGGGAACCCCCGTTGCCAGTCAGCTCCCGGCTACTTTCGACATCGACTACGTCCGCACTTGGTACGCTCCCAATCCGGCATTGGAATCTGGCGACTACCTGTTGACTAGTGCGGACGGGAGATTCTTGGTATCCCACGACGGTGCTCCCACCTTGCAGGCGCAGCCTCAGACGTGGCGTGTGGTTCGACACGACGACTGCACCTACAGTCTCTCGACACCTGACGGTGCGGTCCTCGGCGTCGACACCGAGGCCGGGAAGCACGAGGTCGTCGTCGGGTCGGGCCGTCTGACGACGTCGGATGCCGGGGGTAGCCTCAATCGCTGGCACCTGCTTGCGGGTCGTTCGGGGCGTACCCTGCACTCAAAGTTCACCGGCTTGCCGATCATCGTCGCGGACAGTCGGGTGATCGAGGGTGTTGATGGAGACCCAGCGGCGGTCTGGATGCTCACCGAGACAGGTTCATCGCCCGTCCGCAGCTCATCGGCACCAGCGCCGTCCACCCCGGATCGCTCTGTCCCAACAGTGTCGAATGGGGCCTCGTCGCGCCGCGACCTCCCGTGGACGCGCCTGACGAGGTCGGGGGTATGA